A region from the Geotrypetes seraphini chromosome 10, aGeoSer1.1, whole genome shotgun sequence genome encodes:
- the LOC117367976 gene encoding histone H3.3A gives MARTKQTARKSTGGKAPRKQLATKAARKSAPSTGGVKKPHRYRPGTVALREIRRYQKSTELLIRKLPFQRLVREIAQDFKTDLRFQSAAIGALQEASEAYLVGLFEDTNLCAIHAKRVTIMPKDIQLARRIRGERA, from the exons ATGGCTCGTACTAAGCAAACTGCCCGTAAATCCACTGGTGGAAAAGCTCCTCGTAAACAGCTGGCGACCAAGGCGGCAAGGAAAAGTGCGCCCTCTACTGGAGGCGTAAAGAAACCTCATCGTTATAG GCCTGGCACTGTGGCACTTCGTGAAATCCGCCGTTACCAGAAGTCCACAGAGTTGCTGATCCGAAAACTTCCATTTCAGCGGTTGGTAAGAGAAATTGCCCAGGACTTCAAAACGGACTTACGATTCCAGAGTGCAGCTATTGGTGCACTTCAG GAGGCTAGCGAAGCATATCTTGTTGGCTTGTTTGAAGATACCAACCTATGTGCTATTCATGCCAAGAGAGTCACCATCATGCCTAAAGACATCCAGCTGGCTCGCAGGATACGGGGAGAGAGAGCTTAA